Proteins from a genomic interval of Polaribacter sejongensis:
- a CDS encoding choice-of-anchor L domain-containing protein, with the protein MKHLTFKTSNPNRFFKSIIFVATLLLTSSIFSQTVTIDDTKTAEELANQLIDNSCINLSNVGISSSKSVATFNNNGGDFPISEGIIIRTGNAKDTEGPFTNTKLSSEITVKGDSNLQAISNAEGGTSDITDVGSLEFNFTPVGKKFSFKYIFASNEYGEFQCEGRDLFAIILTNIETGESFNLTTLPDNTNVSVKNIRNTSNNILCSSNNEALFDTYYATPTTSSNINMRGFSKVLTASTDVIPNNEYKIKFVIGDYGNSDFDSAVFIEAGSFNNTLDLRKDKELCNGENITVDSGFLKTDNFNFVWTKDNTPLTTETGTKIIIDSPGTYGLTITSLTDATCLLRDNIEITTINATQPEDVNICSNDTIINIPNEVEGQILDSVDPSNYSISYFTTESDANSNANPIPNPTNYQTTVNTFTLWARVSINSTNCFDIVSFNVSINPLPLVDNLPDAYVCLEYILPTLTNGEYYTQSEGQGTKLDAGTPITVNNTTIYIFNNNANDCSEESSFKVYIANDFDIALKYCEFFKIPSTPLGKFYKNENGVDEIVPGTDLTADTTVYFYSELNGEVCSEKKFELTITPLPLIDTLTDIVTCDPVTLAPLTNGRYFTGNLGTGTEFFAGDIITSSKNLYIYNIDEESGCEKQSDEFFKITIINPDDFIDVTSCDNYILPNKSVGEYYTDSTRSVIIPSGTVITASQTVYYYADEVTTSTNCTGYEFLITINPLPEVDQLPDLTNCIDDLPILPTLVNGNYFTGRNGTGTPLSAGDTINSTRTIYIYNKNATTGCDNETSFRVTIKPLPTIQTIFSFSVCEPYTLPTLSFGAKFFTQADGQGTELFPGDVIEETQQIFIYNQDTEITTCANQKDFTVTILNIEVDELDDVKACEFYTLIPLVKPGNYYTNANKTGLLNAGDKITTTQTIYIIGDDTRFFPCQNLSFFEVNVFYEPNLTDLGVVDDLEKCGSLILPSITNPDITVEYYRDLNRTDLILPTEYTITDAGTQTIHVRAYPTENPDCYSDGSFSITVYPLLEIYAKGGAICIDPTTNETNNPFLIESNIDTSIYDVKWYLEGDQLNTTSVANWSAVKTGTYTIEATRINPININDCDYSPIEVVIESSNPEFEVNFLSDNFSDLYAIEIVTINEGLGNYTYSLDAVNFQTSNIFQNIKPGIYTVTVRDLTTICNDIQIEFTALNNPTYFNPTNDTWNITDLKDDPTATIDIFDRFGIHIKTIKPSGEGWNGSSSNGNKMPSTDYWYILNYTNVDGNPAIFRSHFSLIRK; encoded by the coding sequence ATGAAACATTTAACTTTTAAAACAAGTAACCCAAATAGGTTTTTTAAATCTATCATTTTTGTTGCTACGTTACTACTTACATCTTCTATTTTTTCTCAAACAGTAACTATAGATGATACCAAAACAGCAGAAGAACTTGCTAATCAACTTATAGATAATTCTTGTATCAACCTCTCTAATGTTGGAATTTCTTCAAGTAAATCTGTTGCCACTTTTAATAATAACGGTGGAGATTTTCCTATTTCAGAAGGAATTATTATAAGAACAGGTAATGCTAAAGATACAGAAGGACCTTTTACCAATACTAAATTAAGTAGTGAAATAACTGTAAAAGGAGATTCAAATTTACAAGCAATTAGCAATGCTGAAGGAGGCACATCTGATATAACCGATGTAGGTTCTTTAGAGTTTAACTTTACTCCTGTTGGTAAAAAATTTAGTTTCAAATATATTTTTGCATCTAATGAATATGGAGAATTTCAGTGTGAAGGTAGAGACCTTTTTGCAATTATATTAACAAATATAGAAACAGGAGAATCTTTTAACCTAACAACTCTTCCTGATAATACAAATGTATCAGTTAAAAATATAAGAAATACTTCTAATAATATTTTATGTAGCTCTAACAATGAAGCTTTATTTGATACATATTACGCGACTCCAACTACAAGCTCTAACATAAATATGAGGGGGTTTAGTAAAGTTTTAACTGCTTCTACCGACGTAATTCCAAACAATGAATATAAAATAAAGTTTGTTATTGGAGATTATGGTAATTCTGATTTTGACTCTGCTGTTTTTATAGAAGCCGGAAGCTTTAACAATACCTTAGATTTAAGAAAAGATAAAGAACTTTGCAATGGTGAAAATATTACTGTCGATTCTGGTTTTTTAAAAACAGATAATTTTAACTTTGTATGGACAAAAGATAATACTCCTTTAACTACTGAAACCGGAACAAAAATAATTATTGATAGTCCTGGTACATATGGTTTAACAATTACATCTTTAACAGATGCAACTTGTCTATTAAGAGACAACATAGAAATAACCACTATTAATGCAACACAACCTGAAGATGTTAATATTTGTAGTAATGATACTATTATTAATATACCAAATGAAGTAGAGGGACAAATATTAGACAGTGTAGATCCTTCTAATTATTCTATTTCTTATTTTACTACTGAGAGCGATGCTAACAGTAATGCAAACCCAATACCAAACCCTACAAATTATCAAACAACAGTTAATACGTTTACACTTTGGGCTAGAGTATCTATAAACAGCACTAATTGTTTTGATATTGTTAGTTTTAATGTTAGCATTAACCCTTTACCATTAGTTGACAACTTACCAGATGCTTATGTCTGTTTAGAATATATATTACCAACACTAACAAATGGTGAATATTATACGCAATCAGAAGGACAAGGAACAAAATTGGATGCTGGAACTCCTATTACAGTAAATAATACGACTATATATATATTCAATAACAATGCAAATGATTGTTCCGAAGAAAGTTCTTTTAAAGTATATATTGCCAATGATTTCGATATAGCTTTAAAATACTGTGAGTTTTTTAAAATACCAAGTACTCCTTTAGGAAAGTTTTATAAAAACGAAAATGGAGTAGATGAAATTGTACCTGGTACAGATTTAACAGCAGATACAACTGTATATTTTTATTCTGAGTTAAATGGTGAAGTTTGTAGTGAAAAGAAATTCGAATTAACCATTACTCCCTTACCTCTAATAGATACATTAACAGACATAGTTACTTGTGACCCTGTAACATTAGCACCTTTAACAAACGGAAGGTATTTTACAGGAAACCTAGGAACTGGTACTGAGTTTTTTGCAGGTGATATAATAACTTCTAGTAAAAATTTATACATCTATAATATAGATGAAGAATCTGGCTGTGAAAAACAAAGTGATGAGTTTTTTAAAATAACAATTATAAATCCTGATGATTTTATAGATGTTACATCTTGTGATAACTACATATTACCCAATAAAAGTGTTGGAGAGTATTACACAGATAGCACTCGTAGTGTTATAATACCATCAGGAACAGTTATTACAGCGTCACAAACAGTTTATTATTATGCAGACGAGGTAACAACTAGCACTAATTGTACAGGCTACGAGTTCTTAATTACAATTAACCCACTACCAGAAGTAGATCAATTACCAGATTTAACAAATTGTATAGATGATTTGCCAATACTACCAACTTTAGTTAATGGTAATTACTTTACAGGCAGAAATGGTACAGGTACACCATTATCTGCAGGTGATACAATAAACAGCACACGAACAATTTATATATATAATAAAAACGCAACTACTGGTTGTGATAATGAAACAAGTTTTAGAGTTACAATTAAACCACTACCAACAATACAAACTATTTTTAGTTTTTCTGTATGTGAACCTTATACTTTACCAACATTAAGTTTTGGAGCAAAGTTTTTTACGCAAGCAGACGGACAAGGTACCGAATTGTTTCCTGGTGATGTTATAGAAGAAACTCAACAGATTTTTATCTATAATCAAGATACAGAAATTACAACTTGTGCAAATCAAAAAGATTTTACAGTAACTATTTTAAATATAGAGGTAGATGAACTTGATGATGTAAAAGCTTGTGAATTTTACACATTAATTCCACTAGTAAAACCTGGAAATTATTATACAAATGCAAATAAAACAGGACTTTTAAATGCTGGAGATAAAATTACAACAACTCAGACCATATATATTATTGGAGATGATACTAGATTTTTTCCTTGTCAAAATTTAAGCTTTTTTGAAGTTAATGTTTTTTACGAACCAAATTTAACGGACTTAGGAGTTGTAGATGATCTTGAAAAATGTGGTTCTCTAATATTACCTAGCATCACTAACCCAGATATAACTGTAGAATATTACAGAGATTTAAATAGAACAGATTTAATACTTCCAACAGAATATACAATAACAGATGCAGGAACACAAACAATCCATGTACGTGCTTATCCTACAGAAAACCCAGATTGTTATTCAGATGGTAGTTTTTCAATTACAGTATATCCTCTATTAGAGATTTATGCAAAAGGTGGTGCTATTTGTATTGACCCAACTACTAACGAAACCAATAATCCTTTTTTAATAGAATCAAACATAGATACAAGCATTTATGATGTAAAATGGTACTTAGAAGGTGATCAATTAAACACAACTTCTGTTGCTAATTGGAGCGCTGTAAAAACAGGAACTTACACAATAGAAGCTACAAGAATAAACCCAATTAATATTAATGATTGTGATTACAGTCCAATAGAAGTAGTTATAGAAAGTTCTAATCCAGAATTTGAGGTTAATTTCTTATCAGATAACTTTTCTGATTTATATGCTATAGAAATTGTAACAATTAATGAAGGTTTAGGTAACTATACCTATTCTTTAGATGCTGTGAATTTTCAAACTTCTAATATATTTCAAAATATTAAACCTGGTATTTATACAGTAACAGTTAGAGATCTTACTACGATTTGTAATGATATACAAATTGAGTTTACAGCCTTAAATAATCCTACTTATTTTAACCCAACTAATGATACTTGGAATATTACAGATTTAAAAGATGACCCAACAGCAACCATAGATATTTTTGATAGATTTGGTATACACATAAAAACCATAAAACCGAGTGGAGAAGGTTGGAATGGTTCAAGTAGTAACGGAAATAAAATGCCAAGTACAGATTATTGGTATATATTAAATTATACAAATGTAGATGGAAACCCTGCTATTTTTAGATCACATTTTTCTTTAATAAGAAAATAA
- a CDS encoding alanine dehydrogenase, with protein sequence MSSFSPFSKEELLPQEEMLEIKRQKGELFIGLPKETYLGEKRVCLTPDAVSALCAHGHRVVIETGAGDHANYADREYSEAGAKISYDVEEAFKCNIVLKVAPPTESEIEYMNPQTILISSLQLKTQNKKYFECLSKKRITAVAFDYIKDDHNTYPIVKSLSEIAGTASVLIAAELMSGINKGNGLLLGNIGGVPPSSVVIFGAGTVGEYAAKTAIGLGARVKVFDNSISKLRKLQDSLSAPIYTSTLQPKSVAKALMRADVAIGAIRGKNRSPICATEEMVETMKEGAVIIDVSIDRGGCFETSNVTTHKTPTFIKHGVVHYCVPNIPARYARTASLSISNIFTPYLLNIAEEGGFENAARFDKSLRNGMYFYHGILTNKTVADWFDLPFRDINLLII encoded by the coding sequence ATGAGTTCATTTTCTCCTTTCAGTAAAGAAGAATTGCTTCCGCAAGAAGAAATGTTGGAAATTAAAAGGCAAAAAGGAGAACTATTTATTGGTTTGCCAAAAGAAACCTATTTAGGTGAAAAACGAGTTTGTTTAACTCCAGATGCCGTTTCTGCATTATGTGCTCACGGACATAGAGTTGTCATAGAAACAGGTGCTGGAGACCATGCAAATTATGCCGATAGAGAATATTCTGAAGCAGGTGCAAAAATTTCTTACGATGTAGAAGAAGCTTTTAAATGCAATATTGTTTTAAAGGTTGCTCCACCCACTGAAAGTGAAATCGAATATATGAATCCGCAAACAATTCTAATTTCTTCGCTACAATTAAAAACTCAAAATAAAAAATACTTTGAGTGTTTGTCTAAAAAACGAATTACTGCCGTTGCTTTCGATTATATAAAAGACGACCATAATACCTACCCTATTGTAAAATCTTTAAGTGAAATTGCTGGTACCGCTTCTGTATTAATTGCGGCAGAACTAATGAGTGGAATTAACAAAGGAAACGGACTTTTATTAGGTAACATTGGCGGTGTTCCACCTTCTAGCGTGGTTATTTTTGGTGCTGGAACAGTTGGTGAATACGCAGCAAAAACCGCTATTGGCTTAGGTGCAAGAGTAAAAGTTTTTGATAATTCTATTAGTAAATTACGAAAATTACAAGATTCTTTAAGTGCACCAATTTACACTTCTACACTTCAGCCAAAATCGGTTGCAAAAGCATTAATGCGTGCAGATGTAGCAATTGGAGCTATTAGAGGAAAAAATAGATCGCCCATTTGCGCTACAGAAGAAATGGTAGAAACCATGAAAGAAGGAGCTGTAATTATAGATGTTAGTATAGATAGAGGTGGTTGTTTTGAAACCTCTAATGTTACTACACATAAAACACCTACCTTTATAAAACACGGGGTTGTACATTATTGTGTACCTAATATTCCTGCTCGTTATGCAAGAACAGCTTCTTTATCTATTAGTAATATTTTTACCCCCTATTTATTAAATATTGCTGAAGAAGGTGGTTTCGAAAACGCCGCTCGTTTTGATAAAAGTTTACGAAACGGAATGTATTTTTATCACGGAATTCTTACGAACAAAACAGTTGCCGATTGGTTTGATTTACCGTTTAGAGATATTAATTTATTAATTATTTAA
- a CDS encoding DUF4258 domain-containing protein produces the protein MLIKRIGYYLVGLSLGSVAVYFFWQKKQATFDYGMDARTLKSIRIKERLYSDDAKNAMHKFDIDSLKINTILHTGDVDFGKSKPRQEPCPEYYITGTKDLEKVSLLVKRCESTATIEKIIVE, from the coding sequence ATGCTCATTAAACGAATAGGATATTATTTAGTCGGTTTATCATTAGGTTCTGTTGCTGTGTATTTTTTCTGGCAAAAGAAACAAGCTACATTTGATTATGGAATGGATGCTAGAACACTAAAGTCTATCAGAATTAAAGAGCGTTTATATTCTGATGATGCCAAAAACGCAATGCATAAATTTGATATTGATTCCTTAAAAATAAATACTATTTTACATACAGGTGATGTTGATTTTGGAAAAAGCAAACCAAGACAAGAACCTTGCCCTGAATATTATATTACAGGGACTAAAGACTTAGAAAAAGTAAGTTTATTAGTGAAACGTTGCGAATCTACCGCTACTATTGAAAAAATAATAGTGGAGTAA
- the tsaE gene encoding tRNA (adenosine(37)-N6)-threonylcarbamoyltransferase complex ATPase subunit type 1 TsaE translates to MKKNYSLEDLSEVAAEIITSAENKTLLFYGQMGVGKTTLIKEICKQLGVLDNISSPTFSLVNEYQTTNSEKVFHFDFYRITDEEEALDMGIEEYLDNNDWCLIEWPENIENLLPLEAVQIYLTISNDEQRNIQLK, encoded by the coding sequence ATGAAAAAAAATTACTCTTTAGAAGATTTATCTGAAGTTGCAGCAGAGATTATTACATCCGCAGAAAATAAAACATTGTTATTTTACGGGCAAATGGGCGTTGGTAAAACAACTCTTATTAAAGAAATCTGCAAACAATTAGGTGTTTTAGACAACATCTCCTCTCCTACTTTTTCTTTAGTTAATGAATATCAGACTACAAATAGTGAAAAAGTTTTCCATTTCGATTTTTACAGAATTACAGACGAGGAAGAAGCGTTAGACATGGGAATTGAAGAATATTTAGATAATAATGATTGGTGTTTAATAGAATGGCCAGAAAATATAGAAAATTTACTACCTTTAGAGGCTGTTCAAATTTATTTGACTATTTCAAATGACGAACAACGAAACATTCAACTAAAATAA
- a CDS encoding bifunctional response regulator/alkaline phosphatase family protein: MSSIQILWVDDEIELLKPHILFLERKNYKVTTSTNGADAIDLVGEQNFDIVFLDENMPGLTGLDTLAEIKQIHANLPVVMITKSEEEYIMEEAIGSKIADYLIKPVNPSQILLSLKKNLDHSRLISEKTTSNYQQEFRKISMDLAMVNSYEEWIDLYKKLVHWELELENISDPGMLGILESQKQEANSQFFKFIKKNYEDFLTAHDKPTFSHTLFKNYVVPELSKDQGVLWVVIDNLRYDQYRILEPLINNHYKKDQEHSYFSILPTATQYARNAIFSGLMPSEMEKRHPNFWKNDTDEGGMNLFENDFLTAQIKRLGLDITHEYYKITTLKNGKELADNYNGTKQNDLTAVVYNFVDMLSHSKTEMEVIKELAGDDKAYRSLTLSWFKNSPLFEIIQKAQQLGQKLIITTDHGTINCKNPTKVVGDKNISANLRYKTGRSLSYEDKDVYAVRNPKDIFLPTVAMNSPFIFAKEDLFFAYPNNFNHFVKYYKNTYQHGGVSLEEVIIPCAVYSPKQK; this comes from the coding sequence ATGAGCAGTATACAAATTTTATGGGTAGATGATGAAATAGAGTTATTAAAACCGCACATTCTTTTTTTGGAACGTAAAAATTATAAAGTAACTACTTCTACCAATGGTGCAGATGCTATTGATTTAGTAGGTGAACAAAATTTTGATATCGTTTTTTTAGATGAAAATATGCCTGGATTAACAGGACTAGATACACTTGCAGAAATTAAACAAATACACGCAAATTTGCCTGTTGTTATGATTACAAAAAGTGAAGAGGAATATATAATGGAAGAAGCAATTGGTTCTAAAATTGCAGATTATTTAATAAAACCTGTAAACCCTAGTCAGATTTTATTAAGTTTAAAAAAGAATTTAGACCATTCTCGTTTAATATCAGAAAAAACCACTTCTAACTATCAACAAGAATTCAGAAAAATTTCTATGGATTTAGCCATGGTAAATTCTTATGAAGAATGGATAGATCTTTACAAAAAACTAGTGCATTGGGAACTAGAATTAGAGAATATTAGCGACCCTGGAATGTTAGGAATTTTAGAAAGTCAAAAACAAGAAGCCAATAGTCAGTTTTTTAAATTCATCAAAAAAAATTATGAAGATTTTCTAACAGCACACGATAAACCTACTTTTTCTCACACACTTTTTAAAAACTATGTGGTGCCAGAATTAAGTAAAGACCAAGGAGTTTTATGGGTTGTAATAGATAATTTACGTTACGATCAATATAGAATTTTAGAGCCTTTAATAAACAATCATTACAAAAAGGATCAAGAGCATTCTTATTTTTCTATTTTACCAACAGCAACACAGTACGCTAGAAATGCAATATTTTCTGGATTAATGCCTTCTGAAATGGAAAAACGTCATCCAAATTTCTGGAAAAATGACACTGATGAAGGCGGAATGAATTTGTTTGAAAATGATTTCTTAACGGCACAAATAAAACGTTTAGGTTTAGATATTACACACGAATATTATAAAATAACCACCTTAAAAAACGGTAAAGAATTAGCTGATAACTATAACGGAACCAAACAAAACGACTTAACAGCTGTGGTGTATAATTTTGTAGATATGTTGTCTCATTCTAAAACTGAAATGGAGGTTATAAAGGAATTGGCAGGAGACGATAAGGCATACAGAAGTCTTACGTTAAGCTGGTTTAAAAACTCACCATTGTTCGAAATCATACAAAAAGCACAACAATTAGGTCAGAAATTAATTATTACCACAGACCACGGAACCATCAATTGTAAAAACCCAACAAAGGTAGTTGGTGATAAAAATATTAGTGCCAATTTACGTTATAAAACAGGTAGAAGTCTTTCTTACGAAGATAAAGATGTCTATGCAGTAAGAAATCCAAAAGACATTTTCTTACCAACTGTAGCTATGAATAGTCCGTTTATTTTTGCCAAAGAAGACCTATTTTTTGCGTACCCAAATAACTTTAATCACTTTGTTAAATACTACAAAAACACGTATCAACATGGTGGAGTTTCTTTAGAAGAAGTTATTATTCCATGTGCCGTTTATAGTCCGAAGCAAAAGTAG
- a CDS encoding TrmH family RNA methyltransferase, which produces MIDEKLLNYFETYLTDKRKNLFKKVLEDRTRHFSVVLEDIFQPHNASAVIRTADIFGVQDVHAIENKYTNRVSRHVAKGSQKWVTSRRYKKDGDNTKACLDNLREQGYQIIATTPHNDSCLLQDFDVTKKSAFVFGVEAEGVSDYVKEQADGFLKIPMVGFTESLNISVAAAIILQDVTTKLRSSSVDWQLTKEEKDVLYFNWVKKTIKNVDKIEKYYHENLKTE; this is translated from the coding sequence ATGATTGATGAAAAACTATTAAATTACTTTGAAACCTATTTAACAGATAAAAGAAAAAACCTTTTTAAAAAGGTTTTAGAAGATAGAACGCGTCATTTTTCGGTGGTTTTAGAAGATATTTTTCAACCTCATAATGCAAGTGCCGTTATTAGAACCGCAGATATTTTTGGAGTACAAGATGTGCATGCCATAGAAAATAAATATACCAATAGAGTTTCTAGGCATGTTGCAAAAGGTTCTCAAAAATGGGTGACTTCTAGACGATATAAAAAAGACGGAGATAACACCAAAGCTTGTTTAGATAATTTAAGAGAACAAGGATATCAAATTATAGCAACAACGCCACATAATGATTCTTGTTTGTTACAAGATTTTGATGTTACTAAAAAATCTGCATTTGTATTTGGAGTAGAAGCAGAGGGAGTTTCGGATTATGTAAAAGAACAAGCAGACGGTTTTTTAAAAATACCAATGGTAGGTTTTACAGAGAGCTTGAATATTTCTGTTGCTGCCGCTATTATTTTACAAGACGTAACCACAAAATTAAGAAGTTCTTCTGTAGATTGGCAATTAACTAAAGAAGAAAAAGATGTTTTATATTTTAATTGGGTTAAGAAAACGATAAAAAATGTAGATAAGATTGAGAAATATTATCATGAAAATTTAAAAACTGAATAA
- a CDS encoding HD domain-containing protein, whose protein sequence is MKNKKHNKLKILNDPIYGFIQIPNTLVFDLIEHRYFQRLRRIAQMGFSNLVYPGANHTRFHHAIGCMHLMQKAVRVLRFKQVEISEEEENGLYIAILLHDIGHGAFSHALEHSIVNGISHEEISLKFMKKLNDEFNGKLDVAIEIFEGKYPRKFLCKLISSQLDIDRLDYLKRDSFYTGVTEGNISSDRLIAMMNVKDDELVIEGKGIYSVENFLIARRLMYWQVYLHKTGLVAENMLVNVLKRAKELADNGVELFASTSLRYFLYKKISQDNFTDETLEMFSKLDDYDVMSAIKEWTNHSDKILSLLSKMIVDRKLLRIEIQQKEFEVAKLNKKINKVSKKLELSENEVKYFVFTKKIENQAYQQEKPIFILNKKGKLRDIAKASDQLNLQALTNPVIKYFICYPK, encoded by the coding sequence TTGAAGAATAAAAAACATAATAAATTAAAGATTTTGAACGATCCTATATATGGGTTTATACAAATACCAAATACTTTAGTTTTTGATTTAATAGAACATCGTTATTTTCAACGTTTAAGAAGAATTGCCCAAATGGGGTTTTCTAACTTGGTATATCCAGGAGCTAATCACACCCGTTTTCATCATGCCATTGGTTGTATGCATTTAATGCAAAAAGCAGTAAGAGTTTTACGTTTTAAGCAAGTAGAAATTTCTGAAGAAGAAGAAAATGGTTTGTATATAGCAATTTTATTGCACGATATTGGTCATGGAGCTTTCTCGCATGCTTTAGAGCATAGTATTGTAAATGGCATTTCTCATGAAGAAATTTCATTAAAATTTATGAAAAAGTTAAATGATGAATTTAACGGAAAGTTAGATGTAGCCATCGAAATATTTGAAGGAAAATATCCTAGAAAGTTTTTGTGCAAGCTTATATCGAGTCAATTAGATATAGATCGATTAGATTATTTAAAACGTGACAGTTTTTACACAGGTGTTACAGAAGGTAATATTTCTTCGGATCGGTTAATTGCTATGATGAATGTAAAGGATGATGAATTGGTTATTGAAGGTAAAGGGATTTACTCTGTAGAAAACTTTTTAATTGCCAGACGTTTAATGTATTGGCAAGTATATTTACATAAAACAGGTTTGGTAGCAGAAAATATGCTGGTTAATGTTTTAAAAAGAGCAAAAGAATTGGCAGATAATGGAGTAGAATTATTTGCAAGTACTTCTTTACGTTATTTTCTATATAAAAAAATATCGCAAGACAATTTTACTGATGAAACTTTAGAAATGTTTTCTAAACTGGATGATTATGATGTAATGTCTGCCATAAAAGAATGGACAAATCATAGTGATAAAATTTTATCTTTATTATCTAAGATGATTGTTGATAGAAAATTGTTGCGTATAGAAATTCAACAAAAGGAGTTTGAAGTTGCAAAATTGAATAAAAAAATAAATAAAGTTTCAAAAAAATTGGAGCTTTCAGAAAACGAAGTAAAATATTTTGTTTTCACCAAAAAAATCGAAAATCAAGCATATCAGCAAGAAAAACCTATTTTTATTCTGAATAAAAAGGGAAAACTAAGAGATATCGCCAAAGCGTCAGATCAATTAAATCTACAAGCGCTTACAAATCCGGTAATAAAATACTTTATTTGTTATCCAAAATAG
- the lpxD gene encoding UDP-3-O-(3-hydroxymyristoyl)glucosamine N-acyltransferase, producing MKFTAQQIADILEGDIVGNSDVEVSKLSKIEEGEKGSLTFLSNLKYKSFLYSTNASVVIVNSTFVPEKEVNVTLIKVESAYEAFSKILAFYNEVKNNKMGRENPHFISDSAKIGVNEYIGAFSYIGENVVLGENVKVYPNAYIGDNSIIGDNCVIFSGVKIYSETIIGNNCKIHSGSVIGGDGFGFAPDKNGVYTAIPQIGNVIIKDNVDIGSACTIDRATMGSTIIHEGVKLDNQIQVAHNVEIGKNTVIAAQTGIAGSTKIGENCMIGGQVGFAGHITIGNNVKILAQAGISKSLKDNEMVNGSPAFKIQDFNKSSVYFRNLPKIASKISNIEKELKSQKLIINE from the coding sequence ATGAAATTTACAGCACAACAAATAGCAGATATTTTAGAAGGTGACATCGTTGGTAATTCTGATGTAGAAGTTTCTAAATTATCTAAAATAGAAGAAGGAGAAAAAGGTTCACTAACCTTTCTCTCTAACCTAAAATATAAATCTTTTTTATATTCTACAAATGCATCTGTAGTTATTGTTAACAGTACTTTTGTCCCAGAAAAAGAAGTGAATGTAACACTAATAAAAGTAGAAAGTGCTTATGAAGCTTTTTCTAAAATATTAGCATTTTACAATGAAGTTAAAAATAATAAAATGGGCAGAGAAAATCCTCATTTTATTTCTGATTCGGCAAAAATTGGTGTTAATGAGTATATTGGTGCCTTCTCTTATATTGGAGAAAATGTGGTTTTAGGAGAAAATGTAAAGGTTTATCCAAATGCTTATATTGGTGATAATTCAATTATTGGTGATAATTGCGTTATTTTTTCTGGAGTAAAAATTTATTCTGAAACAATTATAGGTAACAATTGCAAAATTCATTCTGGGTCTGTTATAGGTGGGGATGGATTTGGTTTTGCACCAGATAAAAACGGAGTATATACTGCAATACCTCAAATAGGTAATGTTATTATAAAGGACAATGTAGATATTGGTTCTGCTTGTACAATTGATAGAGCCACTATGGGATCTACAATTATACATGAAGGTGTTAAGTTAGACAATCAAATACAAGTAGCCCATAATGTAGAAATTGGGAAAAACACCGTAATTGCAGCTCAAACAGGTATTGCAGGTTCCACTAAAATAGGTGAAAATTGTATGATTGGGGGACAAGTAGGTTTTGCAGGTCATATAACAATTGGTAATAATGTAAAAATATTAGCCCAAGCAGGTATCTCTAAAAGTTTAAAAGATAATGAGATGGTAAATGGTTCACCTGCATTTAAAATACAAGATTTTAATAAAAGTTCGGTTTATTTTAGAAATTTACCTAAAATAGCATCGAAAATTAGCAATATAGAAAAAGAGTTGAAGTCTCAAAAACTGATAATAAATGAGTAA